From a region of the Acinetobacter calcoaceticus genome:
- a CDS encoding lipocalin family protein, with protein sequence MKLLFKSLVMSSSLAAVSLMLPLSTFADTNTKPVAVESIDINKYAGKWYEIAHLPMFFQRNCVANTTANYSINADKTVGVLNSCTNKDGKMISSEGVAYSQNEGNSKLKVSFLPSGLRWIPFTKGDYWVLRVDQDYQVALVGGPSQKYLWILSRSPQIDEVTYQSYLQTAKSYGYDVSKLVKTIQSK encoded by the coding sequence ATGAAATTATTATTTAAGTCACTTGTCATGAGCAGCAGTCTTGCAGCGGTTAGCTTAATGCTTCCTTTGAGCACCTTTGCCGACACAAATACGAAACCAGTGGCTGTTGAGTCTATCGATATTAATAAATACGCAGGTAAGTGGTATGAGATTGCACATTTACCTATGTTTTTTCAGCGTAATTGTGTAGCCAATACAACTGCAAACTATTCCATTAACGCAGACAAAACCGTTGGTGTTTTAAATAGTTGTACCAACAAAGATGGCAAAATGATTTCATCTGAAGGTGTGGCCTATTCGCAAAATGAGGGCAACAGTAAATTAAAAGTGAGCTTTTTGCCTTCTGGTCTAAGATGGATTCCTTTTACAAAAGGCGATTATTGGGTTTTAAGAGTTGACCAAGATTATCAGGTCGCTTTAGTCGGTGGTCCAAGCCAGAAATATTTATGGATTCTTTCTCGTAGTCCTCAAATTGATGAGGTGACATATCAGTCTTATCTGCAAACCGCAAAAAGCTATGGCTACGACGTTTCTAAACTCGTTAAGACAATACAGTCTAAATAG